A region from the bacterium genome encodes:
- a CDS encoding cupin domain-containing protein → MSIAAGAIGPRVSSWIHRHPAVTQVTYVVSGQLLIWMKEEDGGKPYSLRIRPGQAVVSQPGTLFQLCNEGDEPAQVLYIVSPSYVFEMDGDTVVYDDAILVARTWDEFERAGGDLPGLRVDAYQARAERAESERRIAASKGIPQEPLENEDIRRLPESYDYLAPDGSEIRLLVEGGNGGFAHCVLPAGRTSAPVRHRTVEELWYVLGGEGQVWRGLDDAGRVDLVREGDSLRIPVGTAFQFRAGEKADLRLLLATMPTWPGPQEAVDTQGEWTPNSDPRK, encoded by the coding sequence ATGAGTATCGCGGCGGGAGCCATCGGCCCCAGGGTCAGCTCGTGGATCCACCGCCACCCAGCCGTCACCCAGGTGACCTACGTCGTTTCCGGTCAGCTTCTCATCTGGATGAAGGAGGAAGACGGCGGCAAGCCCTACTCGTTGCGAATCCGGCCGGGGCAAGCAGTCGTGTCGCAACCTGGCACGCTCTTCCAGCTCTGCAACGAGGGAGACGAACCGGCTCAGGTGCTCTACATCGTATCGCCTTCCTACGTCTTCGAGATGGACGGAGACACGGTCGTGTATGACGACGCCATTCTGGTGGCGCGAACGTGGGACGAGTTCGAACGAGCCGGAGGCGACTTGCCGGGGCTCCGGGTCGACGCATACCAGGCTCGCGCCGAGCGCGCAGAATCCGAACGACGCATCGCTGCGAGCAAGGGGATTCCGCAGGAGCCGCTCGAGAACGAGGACATCCGGAGGCTCCCGGAGAGCTACGACTACCTCGCCCCTGACGGTTCCGAGATCCGTCTCCTCGTCGAAGGGGGGAACGGCGGATTCGCCCACTGCGTCCTGCCCGCGGGAAGGACGTCGGCCCCAGTCCGGCACCGCACCGTGGAAGAGCTCTGGTACGTCCTGGGCGGGGAAGGCCAGGTCTGGCGGGGTCTCGACGACGCGGGGCGTGTCGACCTGGTCCGGGAAGGTGATTCGCTCCGAATTCCGGTGGGTACGGCCTTTCAATTCCGCGCCGGCGAGAAGGCCGACTTGCGGCTCCTGCTCGCGACCATGCCGACCTGGCCGGGTCCCCAGGAGGCGGTGGACACTCAAGGGGAGTGGACGCCGAACTCGGACCCAAGGAAGTAG
- a CDS encoding NAD(P)/FAD-dependent oxidoreductase, whose amino-acid sequence MTRETGAGRTEEESNALEFDSDALREKYRQERDKRIRPDANAQFIQVEGEFAHFLDDPYVEPGFSRPPLTDEVEIAVIGGGFGGLLTAARLRDEGVEDIRIIDSAGDFGGTWYWNRYPGVACDIESYIYLPLLEETGHIPKQKYVTGAEILEHCQRIGRKFDLYRDVCFQTKVTEVRWDEEAARWIISTNRADRMRAHFVVMALGVLNKPKLPGIPGIEKFKGHTFHASRWDYGYTGGDADGNLTGLAGKRVGILGTGATAVQCVPHAAESAEHLYVFQRTPSSVDVKNNDPLDPARLATIG is encoded by the coding sequence ATGACCCGAGAAACCGGCGCTGGCCGAACCGAAGAAGAATCCAATGCGCTTGAATTCGATTCAGATGCACTCCGCGAGAAATACCGTCAGGAGCGCGACAAGAGAATTCGGCCCGATGCCAACGCTCAATTCATTCAGGTCGAAGGAGAGTTCGCTCATTTCCTCGATGACCCCTATGTCGAGCCGGGATTCAGCCGTCCGCCACTGACCGACGAGGTCGAAATCGCTGTGATCGGTGGCGGCTTCGGTGGGCTGCTCACCGCCGCGCGGCTGCGCGATGAGGGTGTCGAAGACATTCGAATCATCGACAGCGCTGGCGACTTTGGTGGTACCTGGTACTGGAATCGCTACCCCGGCGTGGCCTGCGACATCGAGTCCTACATCTACTTGCCTTTGCTCGAAGAAACCGGCCACATTCCGAAACAGAAGTACGTCACCGGGGCCGAAATTCTCGAGCATTGTCAGAGGATCGGAAGAAAATTCGATCTCTACCGGGATGTTTGTTTTCAGACCAAGGTGACCGAAGTGCGCTGGGACGAGGAGGCTGCTCGCTGGATCATCTCCACGAATCGCGCTGATCGGATGCGAGCCCATTTCGTGGTCATGGCCCTCGGAGTACTCAACAAACCGAAGCTGCCCGGGATCCCCGGGATCGAGAAATTCAAGGGTCATACCTTCCACGCCAGCCGCTGGGATTATGGCTACACGGGCGGTGATGCCGACGGAAACCTCACGGGGCTGGCGGGAAAGCGCGTCGGCATCCTTGGCACCGGCGCGACGGCAGTGCAATGCGTACCGCACGCGGCTGAGTCGGCGGAACACTTGTACGTTTTCCAGCGCACCCCTTCGTCGGTGGATGTGAAGAACAACGATCCCCTCGACCCGGCCCGGCTGGCGACAATTGGCTGA
- a CDS encoding ferritin-like domain-containing protein has product MAVEEIVTQLTTRWKFDYDPKIKALRDLYEVAKKQQWNAAADIPWDLEIDPDGNILDPSQDALRELDVIKALPDETQTKLSVCNAAWILSQFLHGEQGALLCCGQLVEAVPDIDGKLYAATQVVDEARHVEVFHRYIERLHRVYPIDPTLQAVLNQILEADLWQMKCVGMQVIVEGLAMGSFKIMKEGSRDQLLREIVSLTADDEARHVSYGLIYMKDELPRMTDADRNRVEDFAFAAVDAISGRRPGTGFTSQLEILGDAGVDAATVLPEVIERFQDPEFIASQPDPIRDHVLPQLNRIDLITDRTAQNYRDLGFTI; this is encoded by the coding sequence ATGGCCGTGGAAGAGATCGTCACCCAACTGACGACGCGCTGGAAGTTCGACTATGACCCCAAGATCAAGGCTCTACGCGATCTCTATGAAGTCGCAAAGAAACAACAGTGGAATGCTGCGGCCGATATTCCATGGGATCTCGAAATCGATCCGGATGGCAACATTCTCGACCCGAGCCAAGATGCGCTCCGTGAACTCGACGTCATCAAGGCCTTGCCAGACGAAACGCAGACCAAGCTCTCGGTGTGCAATGCGGCGTGGATCCTTTCGCAATTTCTTCACGGTGAGCAGGGAGCGCTGCTCTGTTGCGGCCAGCTCGTCGAAGCCGTCCCGGATATCGACGGAAAGCTCTACGCGGCGACGCAGGTGGTCGATGAAGCACGCCACGTCGAGGTGTTTCACCGCTATATCGAGCGGCTACACCGCGTCTATCCGATCGACCCCACCCTTCAAGCGGTGCTGAACCAGATCCTCGAAGCGGATCTCTGGCAGATGAAGTGCGTCGGCATGCAGGTGATCGTCGAGGGGCTCGCCATGGGCTCTTTCAAGATCATGAAGGAGGGAAGCCGAGACCAACTGCTCCGTGAGATCGTCAGTCTGACGGCCGACGACGAGGCTCGGCATGTTTCCTACGGGCTGATCTACATGAAAGATGAACTACCGAGGATGACGGACGCGGACCGCAACCGTGTGGAGGATTTCGCATTCGCCGCGGTCGACGCGATCAGCGGCCGAAGGCCCGGTACGGGCTTCACTTCGCAACTCGAGATCCTCGGGGATGCGGGAGTCGACGCGGCCACCGTGTTGCCTGAAGTCATCGAGCGGTTTCAAGACCCCGAGTTCATCGCGAGTCAGCCAGACCCGATTCGCGACCACGTATTGCCGCAGCTGAACCGAATCGATCTGATCACGGATCGTACGGCACAGAACTATCGCGACCTGGGTTTCACGATCTAG
- a CDS encoding ferredoxin, with the protein MALLPLLFCFYWNVPQYSIAGHGVPTVRRSTIQWVGYERATMARYDVRHTTSGFRGDFSPQITRALVRYRDMPSKPECVEGGRPERQTVGEQSIQMEIDETHCTQCGLCEERAPENMEMATDEPCARVIKQPVGESETNDCIEAADYCPTGGLTATQLIPEPGDELA; encoded by the coding sequence ATGGCTCTTCTCCCCCTGCTCTTCTGCTTCTATTGGAACGTGCCGCAATATTCGATCGCTGGGCACGGCGTACCGACGGTTCGTCGCTCGACGATCCAATGGGTAGGCTACGAGCGGGCAACAATGGCGCGGTATGACGTTCGTCATACGACGTCAGGCTTTAGGGGCGACTTTTCGCCACAGATCACCCGCGCTTTGGTACGGTACCGGGATATGCCGTCAAAACCCGAATGCGTCGAAGGTGGGCGACCGGAGCGACAGACCGTGGGCGAACAGTCAATTCAGATGGAAATCGACGAAACACACTGCACCCAGTGTGGTCTGTGCGAAGAACGTGCGCCGGAGAACATGGAGATGGCCACCGACGAACCCTGTGCCCGGGTGATCAAACAACCCGTCGGAGAATCCGAAACGAACGATTGCATCGAAGCCGCCGACTATTGTCCGACCGGTGGACTGACGGCGACTCAGCTCATTCCAGAGCCGGGCGACGAACTCGCCTGA